A part of Pseudomonadota bacterium genomic DNA contains:
- a CDS encoding TrkH family potassium uptake protein — MRLVLVFGLVGQQLRFFSLGFIPPLILALVDGHRDTFTHFSIALTSTFVVGAISSYRFPKSLVFHRAEALAVVAFTWLILGIFAAIPYVLADLSLADALFESFSGLTATGATVLTDFSRYNRAFFLWRAMTQWFGGLGVIALFVVILPRLGIAGRQMFFAEASGAAGEAISPQARQGARKLWLLYTVLTLVLAIVLMICSMTPFEAFAHALTTMSAGGFSPHSQSIAGYANPAAEWVLIVFMLLAGSSFTLQWKVFTGRSPGFLTDGEFLFYSSIALVVTLVAAARLAGDLPAFADLRVAAFQVVSLMTSTGYASVDYNLWDDSLRVLLVVVMLVGGCAGSAAAGPKAVRLLLVIKHIAREMTQVLHPRAVRPLRYGGRIVPPEIMRAVFTLVFLYLFGYFALGVVLVASGVEWITGFSAALSCLANIGPGFGVAGPMGSYASFSDWNKLLLAAAMWIGRLEVVTVLALLHPHVWRNLHLGWRQRTGGN; from the coding sequence ATGCGGTTGGTTCTAGTTTTTGGTCTGGTGGGGCAGCAGCTGAGGTTCTTCAGCCTGGGCTTCATACCACCTCTGATCTTGGCACTAGTGGACGGTCACCGGGATACGTTTACACACTTTTCCATAGCCCTGACATCCACGTTTGTCGTGGGAGCCATCAGCAGCTACCGGTTCCCCAAGAGCCTTGTTTTCCACCGCGCCGAGGCGCTGGCTGTCGTGGCCTTCACCTGGTTGATACTAGGGATATTCGCCGCTATCCCCTATGTCCTCGCAGATCTGTCGCTTGCGGACGCATTGTTCGAGTCCTTTTCTGGACTTACTGCAACCGGGGCGACGGTGCTTACGGATTTCTCGAGATACAATCGTGCCTTCTTTCTATGGCGCGCAATGACCCAGTGGTTTGGAGGCCTTGGAGTGATTGCGCTTTTTGTGGTTATTCTACCACGTTTGGGCATTGCGGGACGCCAGATGTTCTTTGCCGAAGCATCCGGCGCGGCCGGAGAAGCTATCAGCCCACAGGCACGCCAGGGGGCCCGCAAGCTGTGGCTTTTATACACGGTGCTCACGCTCGTCCTCGCGATCGTGCTGATGATCTGCAGCATGACACCCTTCGAGGCCTTCGCTCATGCGCTGACCACCATGTCGGCCGGGGGGTTTTCACCTCACAGCCAGTCCATCGCAGGTTATGCCAATCCAGCAGCCGAGTGGGTGCTGATTGTCTTCATGCTGCTCGCAGGATCGAGCTTCACTTTGCAGTGGAAGGTGTTTACGGGCCGCTCTCCTGGCTTTCTGACCGATGGGGAATTCCTGTTCTACAGCAGCATCGCGCTTGTTGTGACCCTCGTCGCCGCGGCACGCCTGGCAGGGGATCTGCCGGCGTTTGCAGATCTCAGAGTCGCAGCGTTCCAGGTCGTGAGCTTGATGACCAGCACCGGCTACGCCAGCGTCGACTATAACCTGTGGGATGATTCGCTCCGGGTGCTGCTGGTGGTCGTCATGCTGGTCGGCGGTTGCGCAGGTTCGGCTGCGGCAGGTCCCAAGGCGGTGCGGCTTCTGCTCGTGATAAAGCACATCGCTCGGGAGATGACCCAGGTGCTGCACCCGCGCGCGGTGCGACCGCTGCGTTACGGAGGTCGCATCGTCCCGCCCGAAATCATGCGGGCCGTGTTCACACTGGTCTTCTTGTATCTGTTTGGATACTTTGCGCTGGGTGTCGTGCTAGTAGCAAGCGGCGTGGAATGGATCACGGGCTTCTCCGCTGCGCTGTCGTGTTTGGCCAACATCGGCCCTGGTTTCGGGGTAGCGGGTCCGATGGGGAGCTACGCGAGCTTTTCGGACTGGAACAAGCTTTTGCTGGCCGCCGCCATGTGGATCGGTCGCCTCGAGGTGGTGACCGTCCTGGCGCTGCTCCATCCCCATGTGTGGCGCAATCTGCATCTGGGCTGGCGACAGCGGACCGGCGGAAACTAG
- a CDS encoding lactate utilization protein: protein MNSRDRILRALRATRHEPTQAPAPFGPALRYAEPSRQFVESFRAVGGEALCFASRELLPQALSGLAVVNSAERRCSLLPDLVAGNVELETIRDPHELEDLDVIIAQAQFGVAENGALWIDDSELAQRVALFIAQHVVFVLEASAVVDNMHQAYARLTFSEPGFGVFVSGPSKTADIEQSLVIGAHGPRSATVLLWDETDAGAG from the coding sequence TTGAACAGCCGCGACCGAATCCTTCGCGCCCTGCGTGCCACCAGACACGAGCCCACGCAGGCTCCGGCGCCGTTCGGTCCGGCACTGCGTTATGCGGAACCAAGCAGGCAGTTCGTCGAGAGCTTCCGAGCCGTCGGCGGCGAGGCCCTGTGTTTCGCAAGCCGAGAGCTGCTGCCGCAGGCCCTGTCCGGCTTGGCTGTGGTCAACAGCGCGGAGCGTCGCTGCAGCTTGCTGCCGGATCTGGTGGCCGGCAACGTAGAGCTCGAGACGATCCGCGATCCCCACGAGCTCGAGGACCTCGACGTCATCATCGCTCAAGCGCAGTTTGGGGTGGCGGAAAACGGTGCCCTGTGGATCGACGATAGCGAGCTTGCGCAACGTGTTGCCTTGTTCATAGCGCAGCACGTGGTGTTCGTGCTCGAGGCAAGCGCCGTGGTCGACAATATGCACCAGGCCTACGCGCGGCTGACGTTCAGCGAGCCGGGCTTCGGCGTATTCGTGTCCGGGCCGTCCAAAACGGCCGATATCGAGCAGTCCCTGGTGATAGGCGCCCACGGACCTCGCTCGGCCACGGTGCTCCTGTGGGACGAAACCGACGCTGGCGCGGGCTAG
- the trkA gene encoding Trk system potassium transporter TrkA, translating into MGYRIAAALAANHEVTHLGPESTVSPRFERLDCQSIMGSVTAPNMLTDARVGGADVFVACTTNDEQNIVACLAAQRLGAKRTFCILTRPGFLNVGRDDASLAESLGIDQVIRPAEQLADEIIRIVTVPGALDVEDFADGRVRLLSYAVEHGAPITKRPLKSLSLPRDTLLVMLRRGDEMIIPRGETSVRAGDKVVAMGRWRALRNLLFRFLRSEKHVVDARSATIVGAGTVGVAVARGLEEARWQVKLIEQDRFRCEQVAGEIDSLVLRGDGADLDLLEAENVGDSSVLVAVTNNDEKNLLVSLLAKHLGVPRIVTRADRLANERMFEKVGIDVVRSAHGAVIRSVVSSIDESQSSILAELEHGDVRVIELELPTSFPTTSLKELRPPTFSTVGSIMRDRSIIIPSGADTLRPGDHILVFCSRDDADDTRAFFCNPSEFRAD; encoded by the coding sequence GTGGGCTATCGCATAGCCGCCGCGCTGGCGGCGAACCATGAGGTTACTCACCTGGGTCCGGAGTCCACGGTCAGCCCCCGCTTCGAGCGACTCGACTGTCAATCCATCATGGGTTCGGTCACAGCTCCGAACATGCTGACCGACGCTCGGGTCGGGGGCGCAGACGTGTTCGTCGCCTGCACGACCAACGACGAACAGAACATAGTTGCCTGCCTTGCTGCCCAACGGCTGGGTGCCAAGCGCACCTTTTGCATTCTTACAAGGCCGGGCTTTCTCAATGTAGGTCGTGATGACGCATCTCTTGCAGAATCGTTGGGCATCGATCAGGTGATTCGCCCTGCCGAGCAGCTTGCAGATGAGATCATCCGCATCGTCACTGTGCCTGGAGCACTCGATGTAGAGGATTTCGCGGACGGACGCGTGCGTTTGTTGAGTTACGCCGTCGAACATGGAGCTCCCATCACCAAGAGGCCCCTCAAATCCTTGTCGTTGCCGCGTGACACCCTTTTGGTGATGCTGCGCCGTGGCGACGAGATGATTATTCCACGCGGCGAAACCAGTGTAAGGGCCGGCGACAAGGTGGTAGCAATGGGCCGCTGGCGTGCACTCAGGAATTTGCTTTTTCGCTTCCTACGAAGCGAGAAACACGTAGTTGATGCGCGCTCAGCCACCATCGTTGGCGCGGGCACGGTTGGTGTCGCCGTCGCCCGAGGGCTCGAAGAAGCGCGCTGGCAGGTCAAGTTGATCGAGCAGGATCGATTTCGTTGTGAACAGGTTGCGGGCGAGATCGACTCCTTGGTGCTTCGCGGCGACGGCGCCGATCTGGATCTACTGGAGGCAGAGAACGTAGGTGATAGCTCGGTGCTTGTAGCCGTGACCAACAACGATGAAAAGAATCTCTTGGTCTCCTTGCTTGCCAAGCATCTCGGCGTGCCACGTATAGTCACGCGCGCCGACCGCCTTGCCAACGAACGCATGTTCGAAAAAGTCGGGATCGATGTCGTGCGCTCTGCCCACGGTGCGGTCATTCGATCGGTGGTCTCTTCGATCGATGAGAGCCAATCGTCCATACTCGCAGAGCTGGAGCACGGTGATGTGCGTGTGATCGAGCTGGAGCTTCCGACCAGCTTTCCCACGACGTCGCTCAAAGAGCTGCGCCCGCCGACTTTTTCAACCGTGGGCTCCATCATGCGCGACCGCAGCATCATCATACCGAGCGGAGCCGATACTCTTCGGCCCGGCGACCACATCCTGGTATTTTGTTCGCGTGACGACGCCGACGATACCCGCGCATTCTTCTGTAATCCAAGCGAGTTCCGCGCCGACTAG